The genomic region GGATGCGGAGACATTGCTGGTGCTTTTCTGGCTTTGTGGATAATACTTACTGTACCACTGCTGGCACATTTGCTGCATAGCCTGCCAGTTTTGCTGGCTGATCTGTCCGTTTGGCTGTTGTTTTACAATCTGGTTATAGTTACTCAGACAATATTTAATCATTTGTTCACGAGTCATTTGGCTGCCGTTTAACATCGGGCAATTCTGCATCATGGGGTAACCCACTTGCTGGCAAAGTTGGAGCATTTGATTGTAAAGATCTGTTGGCTTGGCTTGGGCTTGTTGGCTGGTATTTTGGGATACAACCGGCTGGTTGGTCTTGGCCGGCTTGTTAGACTGAGTCGGTTGCTGGTTATTTATGTTCATATTCATATACGTAGGGTTGGGGTCGTTTTTCATCATGTCAACCCAGCTTTGAGGCGTAGCAGCATTAGCAACTCCTACCAGGCTGATCCCTAAAATAAGTGCAAAGAGACTCAATAGCCAACGTTTCTTTGGCATTTTCAAGTTAAACCATTCCTTTCTGATTGCTTCTTTCTTTATCTTAATAATCCTATTCAATTATTTCGCAGTACAGGAACCTCCTGTTTCCCCTCCTTTCTACTTGCCCTTATCTTAACTTACTAACTTCACAGCAATGTCACAGGTTTTTAACATTTTTGTGATCTTCCCAAAATTGTGATTTATATCATTGCATAAAGACACTCCGCCTTAAACCAATTGGTTGTATGGAGGGAAAAAAATGAAGCCCCCTTTGGAATTGAAGGGGGGCCCGTTGTATTTACATTCATGTTTATAAAATGCGTTTACTACGTTTGTGGCGATACATTAAATCATCTGCTCTAGCCAGAAGCTCCTCGATTGAATATTCCATTTCACAACGAACTATGCCAACACTTATTTCTAATTTGTAAGGACGATTTCCCTTGGCATTGTATTCTTCCATATACTCCTGCAAACGCCGTGTTATCCTCTCAGAGGAATTATCAGCTCCTTGGAGCAGTACCACAAATTCATCTCCCCCAAGTCGGGCAATTATATCGGAATTGCGAAAAGTTTTTTTTAGAATGTTTCCAGTCTCAATAATCGCCCGATCCCCTTCTCGGTGCCCCAGGTTGTCGTTAACCCATTTCAGATTATCTAAATCGGCAAAAAGCAGATACATCGCCATTGTTGCACCACTTGCTATTTCTAAACGTTGACTAGTCAGGGTTAAAAAGCCCCGCCGGTTATACAAACCTGTAAGCTCATCCACCATTGACAGGGAATGTAATTTCTTATTTAACTCTTTTAACATTCTAATTTGCTGACGTCCTTCTATCAGCTCATTGATTAACTGTTCTTTCGTTTTCTCTTTATCCTTCATACTTGACCCTCTCTTTAGAAAAGGTATTTTTATCCCGGTGGGTGGTAGAAGCTTCTTTAAGTCTAATCTAGAAATGTGTCAGTAATGTCAAATTAATTTAAACTTTTTGTGACATAGCGTATTCCGGTTATTTGCTATATCACAAAAAGTTTAGATTGGTGTAACACTGCTGAAAAAAATAGTAAGTTATCCTATACATAGGAACTTCGAATTAAGTAAACCAAAGGAGGTTATAAAATGACCCAAGCACAAATCAATCTTAAAATGATACAGTCCCAAATGACTCTGGCCGGGCTAGTACATGAATTTGGCCAAGACCATCCAAAGGTAACTAAATATCAAAAGAAAATAAAACGACTTACTAATGAAATGAAACGTCTTAAAGCTCACCAAACAAAAAAATTCTAGTAAATAGTTAAATGAAAGGGTAGCACTGCCCCTATTGAACTATTTAAATGTCTTGGAACCACTGAAAGCAAAAAGCAAAGCTCCTCAAACGGGAAATCTTTGCCCTCTATTATGGCCCACCGGGACCCCCGAGTACCCTGGTATGCCAAGCTATTTATCCCTGTCCTGGTGGGCTATGCCTTTAGCCCGGTGGATTTCATCCCAGACTTTATTCCCATTCTGGGTTATTGGGATGACTTAATTTTGCTGCCTATAGGAATTACCCTTAAAGACGATCCCTACCCAGTCGTGGAAGAATCCCGCCAAAAGACGGAGCAGCACCTCAAGCAAAAACCCACCAACTGGGTGGCGGGGTTCATCATTATGATGGTTTGGGTGGCCTTTCTTAGCTGGTTCATACTAAAAATTAGGTAGCCACCGGGTTCACCAGGGCTACCTATTTGTATTTGCTCTATGGTAAAAACCACTGATATTTAACTTACCCCCGCCACCGAGCCGA from Desulfotomaculum nigrificans DSM 574 harbors:
- a CDS encoding 1,4-beta-xylanase, with the translated sequence MPKKRWLLSLFALILGISLVGVANAATPQSWVDMMKNDPNPTYMNMNINNQQPTQSNKPAKTNQPVVSQNTSQQAQAKPTDLYNQMLQLCQQVGYPMMQNCPMLNGSQMTREQMIKYCLSNYNQIVKQQPNGQISQQNWQAMQQMCQQWYSKYYPQSQKSTSNVSASQNTNYQYSNNWNNNMNRNWSNNNWNRGGNGNWGYCGW
- a CDS encoding GGDEF domain-containing protein yields the protein MKDKEKTKEQLINELIEGRQQIRMLKELNKKLHSLSMVDELTGLYNRRGFLTLTSQRLEIASGATMAMYLLFADLDNLKWVNDNLGHREGDRAIIETGNILKKTFRNSDIIARLGGDEFVVLLQGADNSSERITRRLQEYMEEYNAKGNRPYKLEISVGIVRCEMEYSIEELLARADDLMYRHKRSKRIL
- a CDS encoding YkvA family protein, with the protein product MPSIMAHRDPRVPWYAKLFIPVLVGYAFSPVDFIPDFIPILGYWDDLILLPIGITLKDDPYPVVEESRQKTEQHLKQKPTNWVAGFIIMMVWVAFLSWFILKIR